In Paenibacillus kyungheensis, the following are encoded in one genomic region:
- a CDS encoding histidine phosphatase family protein translates to MTKTIGLVRHFKVNKEFPLRQFVTVSELIAWLEEYDIADIHDGTTDLRGFNWEKCFASDLPRAIKTARSIYDGEITVMPELRELTPPSFNTNIRIPFIGWGVLFKMAPLLSRRYRRMIREVEARINRALDVILSSEEEHILVVSHWALMLYMRKQLVKRGFKGPRMRQVENGKLHVFQAITVQSPYPIKNKQTHNQLD, encoded by the coding sequence ATGACGAAGACAATCGGACTTGTCCGCCATTTTAAAGTAAATAAAGAGTTTCCTCTTCGCCAATTTGTTACAGTGAGTGAACTGATCGCCTGGCTAGAAGAGTATGATATCGCTGATATCCACGATGGTACAACAGATCTACGTGGATTCAATTGGGAGAAATGTTTTGCAAGCGATCTACCGCGTGCGATCAAAACAGCACGTTCGATTTATGATGGCGAGATTACAGTGATGCCCGAGTTACGTGAACTTACACCTCCAAGTTTTAATACGAATATACGTATTCCTTTTATCGGCTGGGGCGTTCTTTTCAAAATGGCTCCATTGCTTAGTCGAAGATATCGCCGCATGATTCGGGAAGTAGAAGCACGCATTAATCGAGCATTAGATGTTATTTTATCTTCGGAAGAAGAGCATATTCTGGTAGTGAGTCACTGGGCATTAATGTTGTACATGCGTAAGCAATTGGTCAAACGTGGATTCAAAGGCCCACGTATGCGACAGGTAGAAAATGGAAAACTACATGTCTTTCAAGCGATCACTGTACAGTCTCCTTATCCGATCAAAAATAAACAAACGCATAATCAATTAGATTAA
- a CDS encoding DUF4177 domain-containing protein: MSQWEYRTVKLHAGGFLGGKVDDVELQEQLNAYGFDGWELVSTFDTSLAQGGSREIILIFKRSALLD, encoded by the coding sequence ATGAGTCAATGGGAATATCGTACAGTCAAATTACACGCTGGAGGCTTTCTAGGTGGCAAAGTAGATGATGTAGAACTACAAGAGCAATTAAACGCCTATGGATTTGATGGATGGGAGCTTGTATCGACATTTGATACCAGTCTTGCACAGGGTGGTTCACGAGAAATCATTTTAATTTTTAAACGAAGCGCTTTGCTCGATTAA
- a CDS encoding SMI1/KNR4 family protein, which translates to MIGTWLEEIKSILRPELNSLEESLKASAGDEEIEQAEHTIGVSFPDDLKELYHIHNGESRSGPGFFFGLQFLSLEEMISEWKIWSELEPEYQTMGDHYSIPSGWIKEQYINRNWIPFCHDGGGNHLGIDLAPAEHGVVGQVINFGRDEEMKYVIARSLGEFIHFMRDTVRHGNYTVEEDDGFKYWMYGRNEQSRMLKDAQAYALADLPKTNTPSDEPEMPLQEWFQQLDQDWQERIINKSNTVEEFIHAHQIFLIREQLTDITPLERCHEVRELILSVNEIQDIRPLANCRELKKLYLVRNPIRDLTPLRGLPYLQIVNLEGTLIEDLDPLATLPHLCNLDCTDTRIQDYAPLAKMQQLTTLALSSPSREAIEALSSISGLRELKVCSPGAWTAEDWQQISQSLSLRKLHIEDAYFADMSCLQACEQLEMLTIHDTRISDISAIADLPNLKQLELNSGCQISNIETISKSVSLEQFSGSFAQFQLLKNSFAQYVKFHKIVGEMTDEEEEIWHSHIR; encoded by the coding sequence ATGATCGGAACATGGTTAGAAGAAATCAAATCCATATTACGACCAGAATTGAACAGTCTTGAAGAATCATTAAAAGCTTCGGCTGGAGATGAAGAAATAGAGCAGGCTGAACATACTATAGGTGTCTCTTTCCCGGATGATCTTAAAGAACTGTATCATATACACAATGGGGAGTCTCGTAGTGGTCCGGGATTCTTTTTTGGTTTGCAATTTTTGAGTCTGGAAGAAATGATTAGCGAGTGGAAAATATGGTCTGAGCTAGAGCCTGAGTATCAGACGATGGGAGATCATTATTCGATTCCATCCGGTTGGATCAAAGAGCAGTATATTAACCGCAACTGGATTCCGTTTTGCCATGATGGCGGAGGGAATCATCTAGGGATCGATTTGGCTCCAGCAGAACATGGAGTAGTCGGACAGGTGATTAACTTTGGACGTGATGAAGAAATGAAGTATGTGATTGCCCGTAGTCTGGGTGAATTTATTCATTTTATGCGCGATACGGTGCGTCATGGAAATTACACTGTCGAAGAAGATGATGGATTCAAGTATTGGATGTACGGTCGCAACGAACAATCACGTATGCTCAAAGATGCACAGGCATATGCTTTAGCCGATCTACCCAAAACCAATACACCTTCTGATGAGCCTGAGATGCCGTTACAAGAATGGTTCCAACAATTAGATCAAGACTGGCAAGAGCGTATTATCAACAAATCAAATACGGTCGAAGAGTTTATCCATGCTCATCAAATCTTTTTGATTCGTGAACAGCTTACAGATATTACACCACTTGAACGTTGTCATGAAGTACGTGAATTAATTTTAAGTGTAAATGAGATTCAAGATATTCGACCGCTTGCAAATTGTCGAGAACTCAAAAAATTATATCTTGTTCGCAATCCGATTCGTGATCTTACGCCATTACGTGGATTGCCTTATTTGCAAATTGTTAATTTAGAAGGGACGTTGATTGAAGATTTAGATCCTTTAGCCACGTTACCGCATCTATGTAATCTGGATTGTACCGATACACGTATTCAAGATTATGCGCCTTTGGCGAAGATGCAACAGTTAACGACTCTGGCTCTTTCTTCACCTTCCCGGGAAGCTATAGAAGCTTTATCTTCTATTTCAGGACTACGGGAATTGAAAGTTTGTTCGCCTGGTGCATGGACAGCGGAAGATTGGCAACAGATCAGTCAGTCTTTATCTTTGCGCAAACTGCATATTGAAGATGCTTATTTTGCCGATATGAGTTGTCTACAAGCATGTGAACAGTTAGAAATGTTAACGATTCATGATACTCGTATTTCCGATATTTCAGCGATTGCCGATCTACCTAATCTGAAGCAATTGGAATTGAATAGTGGCTGTCAAATTAGCAATATTGAAACGATCTCCAAATCGGTGTCTTTAGAGCAATTTAGCGGGTCATTTGCTCAATTTCAATTACTCAAAAACTCTTTCGCTCAATATGTAAAATTCCACAAAATTGTAGGCGAAATGACAGATGAAGAAGAAGAAATCTGGCACAGTCATATACGTTAA
- a CDS encoding carboxypeptidase regulatory-like domain-containing protein, whose translation MKTKVIGITALLVTLGISWGGIHTQAQTLTVHKELGNPTPLVQSVAPNKELTSSKDYFATKKKELPQSITLPSSTIQRSTIAADTYGTNTTPDQALLIQTGQAYQGYIATEGESRWFYTQVTSPAKLTSFLSVVNSAAIDYDLSLYYLNEDTSQVQQVAFSTKGPTQYEQLSHIAKAGYYFIRVSSYQGADTTNPFTVFAVTSDTYDANEPDDNPWLAKDRGAAPFVSTQNIDNSFDEDWTKVTLTAQSKMNLRLDNTSTYGTYQLQLFNANLVSQGTLAQNTNGQVTLPAGTYYIQVLAPSTFDLTKPYKLSVNYQTADVSRVTVSDITTDGGLYGFIDYGQGKKWRVKSNIVITGRAFDATGTPVGNAIVTTNITTILNGKVISGTATTDGYGNFTMPVYINNPGVGQYTFQSSRYRHYYDVVRIQFFNNGKQLNSDISTLYHFAYEIYTG comes from the coding sequence TTGAAAACAAAAGTAATAGGTATTACGGCGTTGCTTGTGACATTAGGCATAAGTTGGGGTGGTATCCATACTCAGGCGCAGACTTTAACAGTACATAAAGAATTGGGTAACCCTACCCCTTTGGTTCAGTCTGTTGCGCCAAACAAGGAATTGACCAGCTCTAAAGATTATTTTGCTACAAAGAAAAAGGAATTGCCTCAGTCTATTACTTTGCCATCTTCTACTATTCAGCGGAGTACAATAGCAGCAGATACGTATGGAACAAACACAACACCTGATCAAGCATTATTGATTCAGACAGGACAAGCGTATCAAGGTTATATCGCTACAGAAGGGGAGAGTCGTTGGTTTTATACACAAGTGACGAGTCCTGCCAAATTAACTTCTTTTTTAAGTGTAGTCAATTCTGCCGCTATTGATTATGATCTTTCACTGTATTACTTAAATGAAGACACATCCCAGGTTCAACAAGTAGCTTTTTCTACCAAAGGGCCCACTCAATATGAACAGCTTAGTCATATTGCCAAAGCAGGCTATTATTTTATTAGAGTAAGTTCTTATCAAGGGGCAGATACAACTAATCCATTTACAGTATTTGCTGTAACATCGGATACGTATGATGCTAATGAACCTGATGATAATCCATGGTTAGCCAAAGATCGCGGAGCTGCTCCTTTTGTCAGTACACAGAATATTGATAACAGCTTTGATGAAGATTGGACAAAAGTCACTTTGACAGCTCAGTCTAAGATGAATTTGCGTTTAGACAACACATCGACGTATGGAACATATCAGTTACAGCTATTTAATGCTAATCTAGTGAGTCAAGGAACACTTGCCCAGAATACCAATGGTCAAGTTACATTACCTGCGGGCACTTATTATATTCAAGTATTAGCACCTTCGACATTCGATCTCACTAAACCATACAAATTATCTGTTAATTATCAGACAGCAGATGTCTCAAGAGTGACTGTTAGTGATATCACTACAGATGGTGGTCTCTATGGATTTATTGATTATGGACAAGGTAAAAAGTGGCGTGTGAAAAGCAATATTGTGATTACCGGTCGTGCATTTGATGCAACAGGTACTCCTGTAGGGAATGCCATAGTAACTACCAATATCACGACTATTTTAAATGGCAAAGTGATTTCTGGAACAGCTACTACGGATGGGTATGGTAATTTTACAATGCCTGTTTATATTAATAACCCGGGTGTAGGACAATATACATTCCAATCATCTCGGTACAGACATTACTATGATGTAGTCAGAATCCAATTTTTCAACAATGGAAAACAACTTAATTCAGACATCAGCACGTTGTACCATTTTGCTTATGAGATTTATACAGGTTGA
- the kdpF gene encoding K(+)-transporting ATPase subunit F encodes MTWLLWIIIGGLTIYLCYALIYPEKF; translated from the coding sequence ATGACTTGGCTGCTGTGGATTATTATTGGTGGATTAACAATCTATCTATGTTATGCATTGATTTATCCAGAAAAATTCTAA
- the kdpA gene encoding potassium-transporting ATPase subunit KdpA, with product MSIFSYIGIAVTIIIAILIARPTGHYIAYAFENKPNRLDRWFYPIEKWIYRFGGIKNENQTWKQYAGAVLISNSVILLITYMIFRFQHILPMNPAGITNMSPDLAFNTAISFITNTNLQHYSGESGLSLFSQMTAIIFMMFVSPATGIAVAIAFIRGITGKPLGNFFTDLVRAITRILLPLAFVMAIVFVGLGVPQTLHTLITAQTLQGTEQQIGTGPIGSFLAIKELGNNGGGYFGANSAHPFENPGGFSNMLQMLMMLLVPMSLPFTYGKMVGNSKQGRVLFVSMVMMFVVMLSVSLVSESQGNPLINQLGIQHQSGSMEGKEVRLGEAQSSFYSVVTTASETGAVNNMHDTLTPIGGLISLGNMMLNTVFGGSGVGLLNILMYAIIAVFLSGLMVGRTPEFLGRKIEGKEMKLIAVTLLIQPLLVLAPTAIAVMTQSDTISNPGYHGLTQALYEFTSSAANNGSGFEGLGDNTPFWNIMTGVVMFISRYFSMVTLLAVAGSLMAKKPVPETSGTLRTDQALFGGMFIISVILVGALTFFPAVVLGPIAEMLTL from the coding sequence GTGAGTATCTTTTCATATATCGGAATTGCAGTCACTATTATCATCGCTATACTTATTGCTCGGCCAACCGGACATTATATTGCTTATGCTTTTGAAAATAAACCCAATCGCTTGGATCGTTGGTTTTATCCGATAGAGAAATGGATTTACAGGTTCGGCGGTATCAAAAATGAAAATCAAACATGGAAGCAGTATGCAGGAGCGGTTCTGATCAGTAATTCAGTGATCTTGCTGATTACGTACATGATCTTTCGTTTCCAACATATTTTACCAATGAATCCAGCAGGAATTACCAATATGAGTCCTGATCTGGCATTTAATACAGCGATTAGTTTTATTACAAATACCAATTTACAGCATTATAGCGGAGAAAGCGGATTGTCTTTATTCTCACAGATGACAGCGATCATCTTTATGATGTTTGTATCGCCGGCGACAGGGATTGCAGTCGCTATTGCATTTATTAGAGGGATCACAGGTAAGCCACTTGGCAATTTCTTTACAGATCTCGTACGAGCAATCACACGAATCTTGTTACCATTAGCATTTGTGATGGCAATTGTATTTGTAGGATTAGGTGTACCGCAGACATTGCATACTTTAATCACTGCGCAGACGTTACAAGGAACAGAGCAACAGATTGGTACCGGCCCTATAGGATCATTTCTAGCGATCAAAGAATTAGGTAACAATGGTGGCGGATATTTTGGAGCCAACTCTGCTCATCCTTTTGAAAATCCGGGCGGATTCAGTAATATGTTACAGATGTTAATGATGTTACTTGTGCCGATGTCACTTCCATTTACGTATGGTAAAATGGTCGGCAACTCCAAACAAGGTAGAGTATTATTTGTATCAATGGTGATGATGTTTGTCGTCATGCTTAGTGTATCTCTTGTCAGTGAATCTCAAGGGAACCCATTGATTAATCAATTAGGTATTCAACATCAGTCTGGATCGATGGAAGGGAAAGAAGTACGGTTAGGCGAAGCACAATCTTCATTCTACTCTGTCGTCACAACCGCTTCAGAGACAGGTGCTGTCAATAACATGCATGACACGTTAACACCTATTGGCGGATTGATTTCACTTGGGAATATGATGCTTAATACGGTATTTGGCGGTTCTGGTGTAGGGTTATTAAATATTCTAATGTATGCCATTATTGCTGTGTTCTTATCCGGTCTAATGGTTGGACGAACACCTGAATTTCTCGGTCGCAAAATTGAAGGTAAAGAAATGAAGCTGATTGCAGTCACCTTGCTGATTCAACCTTTATTGGTATTAGCGCCGACAGCAATAGCTGTGATGACACAATCCGATACGATTTCTAATCCGGGTTATCATGGATTAACACAAGCGCTGTATGAATTTACTTCATCAGCTGCGAATAACGGATCAGGATTTGAAGGATTAGGCGATAATACACCGTTTTGGAATATTATGACCGGTGTTGTGATGTTTATCAGTCGTTATTTCTCAATGGTAACGTTGTTAGCTGTTGCAGGGTCATTAATGGCGAAAAAACCTGTTCCAGAAACAAGCGGAACATTGCGTACAGATCAAGCATTGTTCGGCGGTATGTTTATTATTTCTGTTATTTTAGTCGGTGCGCTTACGTTTTTCCCGGCAGTTGTACTTGGGCCGATTGCAGAAATGCTAACGTTGTAA
- the kdpB gene encoding potassium-transporting ATPase subunit KdpB, with product MKSKSSMMSRDLISKALQQSVIKLNPKLMARNPVMFVVEVGLIISLLLIFVPNAFGESVSTGFNIAVAIILLFTILFANFAEALAEGRGKAQADSMKNTQKEIIANRIEGEQVVAVSSTQLRKGDVVKVVQGEMIPGDGEVIKGLASVDESAITGESAPVIKEAGGDFSSVTGGTMVISDEIIVRITSDPGESFMDRMISLVEGAERQKTPNEIALNTVLISLTIIFLMVVVTLPFMASYLNIVLSVPVLIALLVCLIPTTIGGLLSAIGIAGMDRVTRFNVLAMSGKAVEASGDINTIILDKTGTITYGNRMASEFVPTEGHSPQEVGEWAAVSSAFDETPEGRSVLELMKKQNWEYSQSLSEGAEIIEFRAETRMSGLDLADGRKVRKGAVDAIKKWVSSQGGNIPSNLQANNDAIASAGGTPLAVAVDQEIYGLIYLKDTVKAGMKERFEQMRSMGIKTIMCTGDNPLTAATIAKEAGVDDYIAESTPEDKIAVIRREQAEGKLVAMTGDGTNDAPALAQADVGIAMNSGTVAAKEAANMIDLDSDPSKIIEVVAIGKQLLMTRGSLTTFSIANDIAKYFAIIPAMFMVAIPQMQVLNIMNLHSPMSAILSALIFNAIIIPILIPLAMKGVAYKPMSSTKLLRRNLFIYGFGGVAVPFVGIKCIDLIMQTFL from the coding sequence ATGAAAAGTAAATCATCAATGATGAGCCGGGACTTGATCTCCAAAGCGTTACAACAATCTGTGATCAAATTAAATCCTAAACTGATGGCACGCAATCCAGTAATGTTTGTAGTTGAAGTCGGTTTAATTATCAGTTTATTACTCATTTTTGTACCGAATGCTTTTGGCGAATCGGTTTCAACAGGATTCAATATAGCAGTAGCCATTATTTTATTATTCACGATACTTTTTGCGAACTTTGCTGAAGCATTAGCAGAAGGTCGAGGCAAAGCACAAGCAGACTCGATGAAAAATACGCAAAAAGAAATTATTGCAAATCGAATCGAAGGTGAGCAAGTAGTAGCTGTATCGTCTACACAGCTTCGTAAAGGTGATGTTGTCAAAGTCGTACAGGGTGAAATGATTCCCGGAGATGGTGAAGTAATTAAAGGTCTTGCTTCCGTCGATGAATCTGCGATTACAGGTGAATCTGCTCCAGTTATTAAAGAAGCTGGTGGAGACTTTAGTTCTGTAACGGGTGGAACGATGGTAATTAGTGATGAGATCATTGTTCGTATTACAAGCGATCCAGGTGAATCATTTATGGATCGAATGATTAGTCTGGTCGAAGGAGCAGAACGTCAAAAGACACCTAATGAAATTGCGTTAAACACAGTATTGATAAGCTTAACAATCATCTTTTTGATGGTTGTAGTAACACTTCCTTTTATGGCAAGCTATTTAAATATTGTTCTTTCAGTTCCGGTATTGATTGCTTTGCTAGTCTGCTTGATCCCAACAACAATCGGTGGATTGTTGTCTGCTATCGGGATCGCCGGGATGGATCGGGTAACACGTTTTAATGTGTTGGCGATGTCTGGTAAAGCGGTTGAAGCTTCAGGTGATATCAATACGATTATTTTAGATAAAACAGGTACGATCACGTATGGTAACCGGATGGCTAGTGAGTTTGTACCTACAGAAGGTCATTCACCACAAGAAGTCGGCGAATGGGCAGCAGTTAGTTCTGCTTTTGACGAGACACCTGAAGGACGTTCTGTTTTAGAATTGATGAAAAAGCAAAATTGGGAATATTCTCAATCATTAAGTGAAGGTGCTGAAATTATAGAGTTTCGCGCCGAGACACGTATGAGTGGATTGGATCTGGCAGATGGACGTAAAGTGCGTAAAGGTGCTGTCGATGCGATAAAAAAATGGGTCAGTTCTCAAGGTGGAAATATTCCTAGTAATCTGCAAGCGAATAACGATGCTATTGCTTCTGCCGGAGGAACCCCGCTTGCTGTTGCTGTAGATCAGGAAATCTATGGATTGATTTACCTCAAAGATACGGTCAAAGCCGGGATGAAAGAACGGTTTGAACAAATGCGTAGTATGGGTATCAAAACGATTATGTGTACAGGTGATAATCCATTAACAGCAGCAACCATCGCCAAAGAAGCTGGAGTAGATGATTATATTGCTGAAAGTACACCGGAAGATAAAATAGCTGTTATTCGCCGCGAACAAGCAGAAGGTAAATTGGTTGCGATGACAGGAGATGGTACCAATGATGCTCCTGCACTTGCACAAGCGGATGTAGGGATTGCGATGAATAGTGGTACAGTAGCTGCCAAAGAAGCAGCCAATATGATCGATCTGGATTCTGACCCTTCCAAAATTATCGAAGTAGTCGCGATTGGTAAACAGCTATTGATGACACGGGGTAGCTTAACAACATTCAGTATCGCTAACGATATTGCTAAATATTTTGCAATCATTCCAGCGATGTTTATGGTAGCTATTCCGCAGATGCAAGTGCTGAATATTATGAATCTACATTCACCAATGTCTGCTATTTTATCTGCGCTGATCTTTAATGCAATTATTATTCCGATTCTGATTCCATTAGCGATGAAAGGTGTCGCTTATAAACCAATGAGCTCGACCAAATTATTACGTCGTAATTTGTTTATCTATGGATTCGGCGGTGTGGCGGTTCCGTTTGTCGGTATTAAATGTATTGATTTGATTATGCAGACTTTTTTATAA